Below is a genomic region from Miscanthus floridulus cultivar M001 chromosome 1, ASM1932011v1, whole genome shotgun sequence.
AACTGTTCTAGTTCAAGTCGCCCCGTGACCCGGTCCGACGCTATCTCTGACCATTGACTGACCGACCGATTTACTTGTTGGTTTGGCTGTGGTTTGTTATAAataatcgtaaatttttagttaaaatagtatttttctctcacacaaatcagtcaatagtacttcttcacgaaccagcaacgatatgaaccagctaaCCGAACAGGCTGTTGGCTTGGCTCATGGCTCAATCGCTGCACGACATTTGTAGCTACAGTAGCAGCAACCTTCCAGTCGAATTTGGAGCAGTACTACTATCCAAGACCAAGAGCATGCTACAGTGCTCTCCCTTTGCAGCTTGCAGCTAGAGCCGAGCCCGAGCACCTCATGTATCAATAATCAGATGCATGGATTTCAATTTGATGGTAGGGTTGGATCGATCGACTAGTGCCCAGTTTGCTTATCCATGCATAGTGATTGGGGCGCTAATAACAAACGATGCATGCATATGATTAGGCTGAACCACTACATAATAACCAAATCCACCATGTTATCCATTCCATAATCCCAACACTGATCGCCGTTCCAACCACACCAATCGATACGCCCGCGGCCCGCCTACCGTACCGTCGTCCGTCCGTCGCTTACCTACTGTATATCATGCATGTCTGTCTTGCAGAATGCGGTATGCCTGCCTGCCTCCTGTAGTCCTGTGCCGCACCGCACCATCATCACAGATTCACAGGCATGATGTACCCGTACGTACCTAGGAGCCGGGGTACAGGATACTAGTACTTGGGAATGGGATCAGTCAACTTGCAGGCGGGCTCGTTCGCGGCCGGCAGCTAACCCGTCTCACTTGCCGCAAAGTTTATTAGCGGGCTTATGGCTTGCCACAAAGCTACGAATCTTGCGGACAAGTGTTCCGTGGACACAACAAACTTGTATGCAAAACTCGCAAGACCCGCAAGACATACAGTACAATATCTAAAAATTATTAGTATCCCCAAGCTCAAGTCTGACCTTTTTCCACAGGCCCTCCATCAATTGCCCTACGTTAGGCCTGCGCATTTCAGAAGTTGCAACAAATATATTCTTTTGGACTAACTTTCAAATTGCTGTAATCAGTCAGTGTACGGTAAGCAATCAATCTAGCTAAGCTGTATATTAGCAAGGAGTAAATGAGTATAAGAATTTCTTCAGTATATAATATGACTAGACGTCTAGACGTGCTTTTTATGATTATCTGTTACTTGGTAAAAAGGGCATATCATCCAGAACAGCTTTCAAGTCTGCAGATTCAGATTCTTCTATCTCATAGGCAAGAATATCTGGCTGCGGAGCATCTTCAATCGTCAATTTACAGTTTATTCCAGTAATTCCCGCCACAACGCACAGGTATCGCCTAGTTGCAAATGGAGTACTCCATCCAGGTTACATGTGGACTTGAGTAGTCAACTCAGTTTGTATCAGATTCAGACTAGTTGTTTGCGTCAGTTGCTTGCGGACAACAGTCAGCCAGGCAGAGCAACAGTCAGATTCAGACTAGTTGTTTGCGTCAGTTGCTTGCGATGGAAGGGAGAGTAGAGGAGGGTGTCGCGGGTCTTGCGGGTTGTTGCGAGGCTTCTCGCTCGTCCAACGGGCTTGGAGGGTTGGAAGTCTTTGGGCCACGGAAAAATTGCAGCCGATCCATAACAGCCACGAAACCTAGTTTTGCGGGGCGAGCGGGCGGGTTACGTTAACAACCCGCTCCGCTGCAACTCGAGGGATCAGCAACGCAAGCCCCAAACACCCAGCACCACGCGCCACGTCATCGTCCCGGGAGACACGTTTCGAGCCATCAGGCATCAGCACCGGCTGGCGTCATTgtccccaccgccgcggccgcgacGCCTGTGTACCTCACCTCCACGCACCGGCTGGCGTCACCCGCACCCTGACCCAGCCCGCGCGTGCGGAGTACGCTAGCCACGGAGCGGCATCTGGGCCATCCAAGTGCCATCGGACGGCCCACAGGGCCCCCTCAACCTCAAGGCTCACcacgcggcagcggcagcggcaccgGCCCTTTTCCAAACGTGgagagagaagaagagaagggAATGGCCTGGGGCCGATGGCGCGCTGTGGTGGTGCCGTGGTGGACGGGTGGTGGGTGTGGGTCAAGGGAAGCCGGCGGCGGCTGCGATGATTTTTTACAAGGAGGCGGCCCACGCGGGCCCGAGCATCCCGCCACGGGCCGGGACCAATGGGGGAGCGACACGTTGATGGCCCAACCGCACGTGTGGACCACGGGAGTGGCTAGCAGACTGACGACGAGCGACGGGATGCCGGGGGTGGGGCCTGCCCACGTGTGGGCCCCCGGGCATGCACAGAAAGGTTTTTTGTGCTGCCGCTACGTGCACTCCGGGCGGGCTGCGTTGCGCGGCTCCGACTGATTTCTCTGTCTCCATGCCTCCATCCATCGATGATCATTCCTTCACATTCATCAGTGGACACTGGACAGTGGCAAAGAAAGAACCAAAGATTAGAAGGTCACAGGCTCTTCCCTTTTATACATACTCCTACTGGTATGTCTTCTTTCTTGACACGAGGGTAGTCCAACTGCTCTGGTTCCCAATATCATCATAGTGCAATTGACGTCACGAATGCGATATGTGCAGTTGAAACATTCAGCTCCTTGTCTTTGTAAAAGATAGCTTCATGGCACAACAATACAACATCATCCTTTACTTGGTGGCCTTGAGTCAATGTGGATAAACTGTAAGAATTTATatgggctatatatatatatatatatatatatatatatattctataaaATCTCAAAAGCCCAATTTCATGTGTTCCATAATGAATTTTAGTACAGTTAGTACCATATTTTTAGTTGATATAGCGGTAAAGAGTTGTCCTCCCCTTATATATACACCAACCCCTCCTAGGAAAGATGTACCATATATATAAGAGAAAATTCCTTCAATGCCATCAAAAGTTATACGAATCCCTTCATTGCCATTCAAATCTATAAGTTCCCTTCATTGCCATTGATTTATAATTTTTGTTCCCTTGTATGCCATTGCCGTTACTTTTTTGTTGATCCATCATGCACaccgtttctttttcttttttctcttcattttccttttctttttttcctttttttatttctctTTCCTTCTCCCCTTCTTTTCTTTTCCCCTCCTCTCTCCTTATCCGATCGGCCTCTatttccttctctctctctctctctctctctctctctctctctctctctctctctctctctctcgggcgGCGTCCAGCCCATCACCTGCGCCCCCACCTCCGGTCCTCTGCCCTCCACCTTCGGCCCCGCACCCCCACCTCCCGCGCGGCGGACGCCGCTGATGCTGCGCCCCGCCCACCGCCGTGGTCTCCACCAGCGCATCAGGCGCGTCACGTCGCCGCCGGTGCTCCACCCGCCGTCGATCCGCCCAAGCCCGCCGCCATGGTCTCCGTCGGCGCATCAGGCGCGTCACGCCGCCGCCGGTGCTCCACCCGCCGGCGCATCAGCCGCCGCCGGTGCTCCACCCGCCACCAGGTTAGCCCCGCACCCGTGCCGCTCGGTCTTGAGGACAGCGATGGAATTTGACACGTTCGGATGGGGATGAGCCATGATAAGGCACTATTTTTGCCCGCCTGCTGCCGTCGCTGCTCGTGCACGCCCTCGTCCTCGCCGCCTGCTTCTTTCACCCCTGCCCGGCGCAGCCACAGGGCCGCACCGAAAACATCTCGGCCGTCGAGGCTGCGGTTCGCGCCCGCGTGTCCGAGCTGCTCCGCGACACCACCACAAACACGAGCCAGCTCGTCGACCTGCCCCTCCCGGCCAACCTCTTCGGCGCGGGTGGCGTCCGGGCCTGGGCGCTGCGCGTGCGCAGCAACGCGCTTTGGGCTGACGGCGTCAACGCCACGGGATTCACCATCCCGCCGCGCGTTGTGCCAGCCCCGTTCACGCACCGCCTCACCATCGTCTTTGAGCGCTTCGTAGGAAACTCCACGGCCACGTTCGCTGCGCCGTGTCGGTACGCGCTGGCCGCGCCCGTGGCCGGCCTCCTCGCGTACGACACGTCGGCGGGGCCCAACACCCGGGTCTCGCTCCGCCTGCTGAGGGCGTCACCGAGGCTCCACTTCGGCGTGCTCGACGCCGCGTAGGCGCTGGACGGGGCCGACGGCGGGGAGGATTGCCCGGACAAGTTCTGCACTGACTCAGCGTTCGTGGCGCTGCTGTTCAGCTTCAGCGCGCAGCGCTTCGCCGAGCGAGGAACGGCGAGTTCGTCGGCTCCCGAGAGGCGTCGTCGGTGTCCGACTCCAACCTGGCGTCTGCGACGAAGGAGTCCTTTGTCTCGCCATCGCTGGCACCTTTCGCCATCGCTGGCACCGGCCGACCGTTGGTTGGAGCTAGACACCACCTGTACACCACCATGGCAAAGTTTTAACGGTGTGCACGATGGATCAACAAAAAAGTAACGGCAATGGCATTCAAGGGAACAAAAATTATAAATCAATGTCAACGAAGGGAACTTATAGATTTGAATGGCAATGAAGGGATTAGTATAGCTTTTGATGGCATTGAAGGAATTTTCTCTATATATAACCACTGTATGGGGAATCCATAGATTTGGAAAACACTAAGGTAGTCAATTTTATTTTCTCCTCTCTATATTATGCAAACAATATAGTCTGGTCCATCCCGATCATCGGCGTGCACAGGTAATTGAGACATCTGCAAAACCTCTTCTTATGATCCTGCACCGAGACAGAGTGAATAGTTTTTGGGAAGCGCTTTGTGCAACTACCCGCGTTCTTCACCACAGGTTGCCATGAGGCCAAGATACGACATCAACAACATCATTCCTCCACCAGCGACAACGACAACGCCATCTACAGACGACCACCTCGGTCATCGCCGTATGGATTATCGCTTTGTCAAATCATTGCACTGTGTTGAGTATGCTACACTACATCAGCTGAGTTCGACTACGTCAATAAGGCTCGTTCATACCGAGTAATAGCATCGTTGATGCTCCAACACCAGTCCCGCTTAAAAGACATAATTTCCGAACCATTgtatcatttactattttatttgTTTCAACGAGTATTTACTATCATGTATGCTAGTTTATGAGAAAATAATTTATATTTGGAATATAACTCTGTATAAATACCTAATATTCCAACATAAACCATCCAAGAAAAAGCTAATGCTACCTACTATACGATCATGTGTGGTAAAAGCAAATTTGGTCCATCCACGAATAAATTTCGCAGAACGGGAACTCACAAATTAAGTCGCTCAAGCCTAGCCTCCCCTTGTTTGGAAAGACGCCATTACTCAGATGGAGATGCTACTAATCGGCACTTATGCAAAGATGGGAGTATGTTTTGCTATGGCATCCTGCGCAGCCAAAGCCAGCCAAGAATTCTGGTCCACATCCATGTCGACATCGTCCACCACTTTGAATTTAGTACATGAATAACGCCTTCCCTCCCAATTTTTCCCCCTGTCCTTTTGGGAAATGTCACACCCTCACTTTTTATTTCCCCTTTTCCAATGACACCGCCTCTGTAGCATCCCCTCGAGGAAACGGAAGCACCAAACCAAGCTGTTTCGCGTGGAAGCTAGAAAGAATATATGTGAGCCGGCGGCGGCATATGtttcagctgctgctgctgcggcttcTCCTTCGCCGCATTAGATGCTTCTGTTCCATGTCGTTTTCATGGCGTTAACCATAAAGCCATCCCATTCGTTTCGTTCCCTCCATCCTGCTTCATTTATCATAGTAGGTTAGGTTGCAAATTGGTCCTGTCCCTCTTTGGCCTTAAGCTAAAGTGCTATGCTAACAAAAAGCAAGCTGTTCAATGGCCTCATCGATGACGTCGCTGACGGTGCAGGTATCAGCATCACGTCAACACAAATTGTTCGGTTCAATGATCCAGGAGTAGATGAACAAGAACAATGCTAATCGATAATAATCAGGGCGATTAATCATGTACTCCGTAGATAGCAAGGCAATCGCATTCAGAGTGGCTTTCCATCAACGCAACCTTGCTGGGCAGTAACGTGACGGCATTTCCTTGCTTCCTCAGAGTCACAGTACTATCATCATCAAGTGGCAAATTGGGTATGTGACCTATCCTCAGTCATCACCTGAGTGCAATATGCAAATGCGGAGAACCTTCTTTCTTTGATGACAATCTGAATGAATGAATATCAGAACCGCATAATCCATCATAGAAACTTGGTTCAGTTCAGGATTATTCTCCTTATATATCCATCCTCCTCATCTATGCAATGCCTGATTTTTACAGATGAACACACAAGCAAAAGCAATGCTCTGAAACCACTGCAAGCAAGCAGAGCTTGCTAAATGCAAATCACCACCTCCATAGCTTAGTACCTTGTAGTACAAACATGGTTATCTCCTGAACATGGTTTCTTCAGACAACCTAATACTAATAATCTAGTAAAAGCATCACAAAAGCTAGATATACTGCTCCACTATGATGATTCGAAACATATAACAAGACTAAAAATGTACATATATTTCTATcagaaagaaatatatatatcTTGTGTCCTAACAACAGTGATGAAAAGCTAGTTTTGATTCTTCCTCCACCTTTCTCTCCCTTCGTTCCTTTGTGGAAAGCAAAGCCAGCGAGCAAATGGCATCCACCTCGAGAAGCACCACCAACCAAAGTGCCATGGCAAAGGAAGGCGGCCAGGCCACCGAAGTGGTGGCCATCCCATTCCATTGCCGTAATGGCGGATTCATTCAGGCATGGCATGGATTCACTGTGCGATTCAATTCCGTTGGTTGAAGAGTACTTTCTGCTTTACCGCGCGCGTGTAGTGCCAATGCCaatgcagcagccgccgccgccgccgtggaagAGGGAGCTAGTACTCGACGATGAGGCTGCCAAACGGCGCGCGGTGCGGGATGCCCTTGCGGCGCTTCGTCGGCAGGGTCGGCTGCGGCGTGGGTGGCGTGAAGCTCTGCTTCTTGTCGGCATTGCGCAGGGCCGAGGAGGAGGACGTGGAGTCGTCGCCGTCGGCGGGCAGGAGGAGCCAGTTCCTGGCCTTGGCGGCGTCGGGGGAGCAGCCGATGACCTTGCATCCGAGGGAGCAGAAGCGGAAGTTGTCGAGGAGGCTGCGGGCGCAGACCTCGCAGAGGTTGGCGGACGCCGACGCGGCCTTGCCTCCGCCGCCGCAGCCTGGCTTCTGCTGCTGCGGCCGCTCGTTGAGGAAGACGACGCGGGCGCTGTTGATGACGTAGGTCTGCACGCCGGCGATGTCCATGAAGCGCTGGATGTCGGAGACCCGGATGACGTCGTGGTAGGAGGAGCGGCGGATCTGGATGGTGTGGTGGTCGCGGTGGCCGTGCGCGAGGCACAGCGAGCACAGGGCGCGCGTGCCCGtgcccgcgcccgcggcggcggaGCTGCAGTCGAGGCAGAACATGTTGCACTCGCCGCTGCGGTGGGAGTCGCTGTGCTTCTTGCAATGCGCGAAGAAGCGCGCGGACAGCAGCGGCTGCAGCCAGCGCGGCCACTGCTCCACGTACGCCGCCGTCGCGGCCTCCTCCTCCGGATCAGGGTCAGGGCCGCCGCCTCCCTGCACGGAAAACAACCAAGAGGGTCAGTTGACTAGGCTATGCAGCACAACCACTTTGCTCAATGGCCAAGCATTTGAATTGGCTGTTTGCCAAGAAAAGCTCAGCGATGGATTGACAAACAAACAAGATGGAATAGTAGCctgcaagagagagagaaaattctaTCTCCTTGGAACCATCGCCAAGAAATTTGGTTGCTTGCGCTCAAAAAATTATTGCTTGGGGAAGGGCGGCACGGAATTCATTTGATAGCAAGACAATCAGAATGAGACGCCGGCTGCATCGGAGAGGCAATGCGGAGATCCCAAAGAAAGGGGCTGAGGCGGTCAAGAAACACTCGTTCAATCTAGGCCCTTCAATCTATGGCATCGCCGCCATTGCCGCACagaggtaagcattcgtcccaaaTACCAAACCGAACCCCAACAGTAACGGAAAGAAAACAAGTT
It encodes:
- the LOC136492183 gene encoding uncharacterized protein — encoded protein: MQEQGRQEEGSTRLFDLESKGLILSLRGEQQEDRMAIDHESPFKELRLKNRRIMGGGGPDPDPEEEAATAAYVEQWPRWLQPLLSARFFAHCKKHSDSHRSGECNMFCLDCSSAAAGAGTGTRALCSLCLAHGHRDHHTIQIRRSSYHDVIRVSDIQRFMDIAGVQTYVINSARVVFLNERPQQQKPGCGGGGKAASASANLCEVCARSLLDNFRFCSLGCKVIGCSPDAAKARNWLLLPADGDDSTSSSSALRNADKKQSFTPPTPQPTLPTKRRKGIPHRAPFGSLIVEY